Proteins from a genomic interval of Pseudophryne corroboree isolate aPseCor3 chromosome 4, aPseCor3.hap2, whole genome shotgun sequence:
- the CPN2 gene encoding carboxypeptidase N subunit 2: protein MTHSVPERSITWEDNIRIAIKMARSMLVKVVLICYLVHTQSSFAQNCPFKCDCFNTVNVFCSGSTIFKIPTDIPANVSELTFVETSIEKLNNASFISHNDLKKLFFVNNNINSISENAFHGLYNLSDLQITGNPLVDLEPETFSELPELKKLTITHNAIKVVRCRLFDKTTKLELLALQGNNITQICITAFTYLGNLRELNLGSNEITRLDFNMFGSLSNLNILKLNHNHITQIPVGSFDKLKQLTELLLQGNHLDLIQDKCFEKLTSLKKLNLISNSIKNLPSRVFSTMHNLIWLNIERNQITDLPVGIFDGLQNVTSLSLSENQMKGIPEGVFSNLVKLEILFLSGNQIETLQGNTFHGLESLTHLYLENNKLRVIDGNTFKNLTGLRVISLNHNDLTMLPEGIFDPLYNMISIVLHSNPWWCDCSLLYLYKWIRENQDLTQVSEIACAGPQHLLEKPIKLLTQRQLDCPPQDDLQTSFKSGENTVTYGSDSDKTSVPRTCKALLVNNSSFILNCELMVCTDVNIHISIFKESKNKTYYHSYTNEGSGCAVTNVNFTITTT from the coding sequence GCAAGGAGCATGCTGGTGAAAGTCGTTCTCATCTGTTACTTGGTTCATACTCAATCAAGTTTTGCACAGAACTGTCCTTTCAAGTGTGACTGCTTTAATACAGTCAACGTTTTTTGTTCCGGTTCCACTATTTTCAAGATCCCCACTGATATTCCTGCTAATGTCAGTGAACTCACGTTTGTAGAGACTTCCATAGAAAAGCTGAACAATGCATCTTTCATAAGTCACAATGatttaaaaaaactattttttgtCAACAACAATATAAATTCCATAAGTGAAAATGCGTTTCATGGGCTGTATAATCTCTCTGATTTGCAGATAACAGGCAACCCACTTGTGGACCTGGAACCTGAGACATTTAGTGAACTTCCAGAACTTAAAAAACTCACAATTACACACAATGCAATCAAGGTTGTACGCTGTAGACTCTTTGATAAGACAACAAAATTAGAATTGCTTGCGTTACAGGGAAACAACATCACACAAATATGCATCACTGCTTTCACGTACTTGGGGAATCTGCGTGAACTTAACCTAGGTTCTAATGAAATTACCAGACTAGATTTTAATATGTTCGGATCGCTATCAAACCTTAACATTCTCAAACTAAACCACAACCATATAACTCAGATACCAGTAGGAAGCTTTGATAAACTAAAACAACTTACTGAGTTATTACTACAGGGAAATCATTTAGATCTGATTCAGGATAAATGTTTTGAAAAACTGACAAGCTTGAAGAAGCTCAATCTTATTTCCAACTCCATTAAAAATCTACCATCTCGTGTTTTTTCCACAATGCACAATCTGATATGGCTCAACATAGAGAGAAACCAGATTACAGATCTCCCTGTCGGGATTTTTGATGGATTACAAAATGTAACCAGCCTTTCTCTGAGTGAAAACCAAATGAAGGGCATTCCAGAAGGTGTTTTTTCCAACTTAGTCAAACTAGAAATATTATTTTTGTCTGGCAATCAGATTGAAACATTACAAGGCAACACTTTTCATGGTCTTGAGTCTCTGACCCACCTTTATCTTGAAAACAACAAACTACGTGTCATTGATGGCAATACATTTAAAAATCTGACTGGTTTGCGTGTCATCAGTCTTAATCACAACGATCTGACAATGCTCCCAGAAGGCATATTTGATCCACTGTACAACATGATATCAATAGTCCTTCATAGTAATCCTTGGTGGTGTGACTGTTCATTGCTCTATCTTTATAAATGGATACGTGAAAACCAGGATCTGACGCAGGTTTCGGAAATTGCGTGTGCAGGGCCACAGCACCTACTGGAAAAACCAATCAAGCTTTTGACACAACGACAGCTAGACTGTCCTCCACAAGATGACCTGCAAACATCATTTAAGAGTGGGGAGAACACAGTCACTTATGGGTCTGACAGTGACAAAACTTCTGTCCCCAGGACCTGCAAGGCATTGTTAGTCAACAATAGTAGCTTCATTCTTAATTGTGAGCTGATGGTGTGTACAGATGTTAATATTCATATCTCAATTTTTAaggaatccaaaaacaaaacatactATCACAGCTACACAAATGAAGGATCTGGCTGTGCTGTCACTAACGTTAATTTCACAATCACAACCACATAG